From Atribacterota bacterium, a single genomic window includes:
- the guaA gene encoding glutamine-hydrolyzing GMP synthase produces MDKIVILDYGSQYTQLIARRIRELQVYCEIWPYHLAGHNLDDSEIKGIIISGSPYSVTDENAPRLKEEVLAVDKPILGICYGMQLLVNTLGGKVVRAHSREYGKSLLYPLEKKGIFENLGNEMVCWMSHGDSVKELPEGFTCVARTDACEYAAVRDQKGRIWGIQFHPEVSHTPLGQEILANFIFTICGCAAQWTPDSILKQQIQWIRNEVESGEAVCALSGGVDSVTAAVLTYRAIGNRLNCIFVNNGLLRKGEAEQVLSNMRALLGKERTIYVDARERFLGALKGVLDPEEKRKIIGRVFVEVFEEEAQRLGEVQYLLQGTTYPDVIESVSVWGPSARIKTHHNVGGLPEHMQLTLIEPLKFLFKDEVRKLAIELGIPEEIVWRQPFPGPGLAVRIVGEVTEERLEILRDMDAIINQELK; encoded by the coding sequence GTGGATAAAATCGTCATTCTGGATTACGGTTCTCAGTATACTCAGCTCATCGCTCGAAGAATTCGTGAGCTTCAGGTGTATTGTGAAATATGGCCCTACCATCTTGCCGGCCACAATCTTGACGATTCCGAAATTAAAGGCATCATCATTTCGGGTAGTCCCTACAGTGTCACCGATGAAAACGCCCCCCGGTTAAAAGAAGAGGTCCTGGCGGTGGATAAGCCGATTTTGGGTATCTGTTACGGAATGCAACTCCTGGTGAATACCCTGGGTGGGAAGGTGGTTCGGGCGCACAGTCGAGAGTATGGGAAGTCACTCCTTTACCCCCTGGAGAAGAAAGGGATTTTTGAGAACCTGGGCAATGAAATGGTTTGCTGGATGAGCCATGGCGATAGTGTGAAGGAATTGCCTGAGGGGTTTACCTGTGTGGCGAGAACCGATGCCTGTGAGTACGCGGCAGTCCGGGACCAGAAGGGGAGAATCTGGGGAATTCAGTTTCATCCTGAAGTGTCTCATACGCCTCTTGGCCAGGAAATTCTGGCTAATTTCATCTTTACCATTTGCGGCTGCGCTGCCCAGTGGACTCCGGATTCCATTCTGAAGCAACAAATCCAGTGGATTCGGAACGAGGTGGAGTCGGGTGAAGCGGTGTGTGCGCTGAGTGGCGGCGTTGATTCAGTCACTGCGGCTGTGCTCACCTATCGGGCCATTGGCAATCGGTTGAACTGTATCTTTGTCAACAATGGTCTTTTGCGCAAAGGGGAAGCTGAGCAGGTGCTCTCGAATATGAGGGCACTTTTGGGAAAAGAGCGGACCATTTATGTTGATGCCAGGGAACGTTTCCTGGGGGCTTTGAAAGGAGTTCTGGATCCAGAGGAAAAGAGAAAAATCATTGGGCGGGTTTTTGTGGAGGTTTTTGAGGAGGAAGCCCAGAGGTTGGGGGAAGTGCAGTACCTGCTCCAGGGCACCACCTATCCCGATGTGATTGAGAGTGTTTCCGTCTGGGGGCCCTCGGCTCGAATCAAGACCCATCACAATGTGGGTGGATTACCGGAGCATATGCAGTTAACCCTGATTGAGCCGTTGAAGTTCCTGTTCAAGGATGAAGTGAGGAAGCTGGCCATCGAGCTTGGCATTCCTGA
- a CDS encoding GuaB3 family IMP dehydrogenase-related protein, which yields MDCWSLGKGRFARMTFGFDDVSLVPGVVTIDPKDVDVSTTIGDVSLGIPILGAAMDGVIDPVMAQELGKLGGLGVLNLEGLFTRYPDPYEHIAELIVKPKEEVASFLQRLYQEPIKEELIAGCIQKIKAQGVLAAGSVTPSRAETIGKVALETGLDILVIQSTVTTLRYVSSTVNVLDLERFCKNTKVPVIVGNCATYEVALELMKAGAAGVLVGIGPGAACTTRAVLGIGVPQITATVDVACARDDYFKATGRRVAVITDGGMRVGGDIAKAIASGADAVMIGAPLACAQEAPGRGHHWGMATPDPNLPRGTLVTVGIKGTLREILFGPSHLTDGTMNLVGALRGSMGSLGAKDIRAMQKVEIAISPSIWNEGKFLQKTQGVGMGK from the coding sequence ATGGACTGCTGGTCTTTAGGAAAAGGCCGTTTTGCAAGGATGACTTTTGGCTTTGATGATGTTTCCCTGGTACCGGGTGTGGTTACCATCGACCCTAAGGATGTGGATGTTTCCACCACCATAGGGGATGTTTCACTTGGTATCCCCATACTGGGTGCAGCGATGGATGGGGTCATTGACCCGGTAATGGCGCAAGAACTTGGAAAATTGGGGGGATTGGGGGTACTCAATTTAGAAGGGTTGTTTACTCGGTATCCTGACCCCTATGAACACATTGCCGAGTTGATCGTAAAGCCAAAGGAAGAGGTGGCTTCGTTTCTCCAACGGTTATATCAGGAACCGATTAAAGAGGAACTGATAGCCGGGTGTATTCAGAAGATTAAAGCACAGGGCGTGCTTGCCGCTGGTTCGGTAACCCCTTCCAGGGCAGAAACGATTGGGAAGGTTGCTTTAGAAACTGGTCTTGATATCCTGGTCATTCAATCCACGGTTACCACCCTGCGTTACGTTTCTTCTACGGTGAACGTCCTGGATTTAGAGCGTTTCTGTAAGAACACCAAGGTTCCAGTGATAGTGGGAAACTGTGCCACCTATGAGGTGGCGTTGGAACTCATGAAGGCGGGTGCGGCAGGGGTTCTGGTGGGCATTGGGCCGGGAGCTGCCTGCACCACTCGAGCGGTTCTGGGAATTGGTGTGCCTCAGATTACCGCCACGGTGGATGTGGCCTGTGCCAGAGATGACTATTTTAAGGCTACTGGTCGGCGGGTAGCCGTCATTACTGACGGGGGGATGCGGGTTGGAGGCGATATTGCCAAAGCCATTGCCAGCGGAGCCGATGCGGTCATGATTGGAGCACCGCTGGCCTGTGCGCAGGAAGCTCCGGGACGGGGGCACCACTGGGGGATGGCTACACCGGACCCCAACTTGCCGCGGGGGACGCTGGTTACGGTGGGGATTAAGGGAACCCTGCGAGAGATCCTCTTTGGCCCGAGCCACCTCACTGACGGAACCATGAACCTGGTGGGAGCGTTGCGAGGTTCCATGGGGTCCTTAGGGGCAAAGGACATTCGTGCCATGCAGAAAGTTGAAATTGCGATTTCTCCCAGCATCTGGAACGAGGGAAAGTTCCTGCAGAAGACGCAGGGAGTGGGGATGGGGAAATAA
- the groL gene encoding chaperonin GroEL (60 kDa chaperone family; promotes refolding of misfolded polypeptides especially under stressful conditions; forms two stacked rings of heptamers to form a barrel-shaped 14mer; ends can be capped by GroES; misfolded proteins enter the barrel where they are refolded when GroES binds) → MAKELVFGAEARKAMEEGIDRLANAVRLTLGPRGRNVILEKKYGSPTVTNDGVTIAREIEIDDYFQNLGARLVREVASKTNDVAGDGTTTAVVLAQKMAKEGLKAVTAGYNPIFLKSGMEKARGLAFKAMERYTIAVEGKEAVAQVASISANDAQIGAIIAEAMEKVGRDGVVTVEESKSAETTLEVVEGMQFDRGFLSPYFVTDAEKMEVVLEEPFLLITDFKISTLQSFLPLLQQIVQVGKPLFIIAEDLEGEALAALVVNTLKGVIRVAAVKAPAFGDRRKEILQDIAVLTGGQVIAQEVGMKLEKVTLDLLGKAEKVKVTKDHTVIVGGQGKRVDIQSRIEQIRAQIAKATSDYDREKLQERLAKLVGGVAVIRVGAPTEVEMKEKKHRVEDALSATRAAVEEGIVPGGGATLVHVARELDFQGYSEEERVGAEIVRRAMEEPTRRIAENAGFNGALVVETIKKEDWRVGFDVLQGQFVDMITAGILDPVKVTKAALQNAVSVASLILTTQVLVVEGKEKKETPQPR, encoded by the coding sequence ATGGCCAAAGAACTCGTTTTCGGCGCTGAAGCACGTAAGGCGATGGAGGAAGGGATTGACCGCCTGGCAAACGCGGTGAGGCTCACTCTGGGACCCAGGGGAAGGAATGTGATTCTGGAAAAGAAATACGGTTCACCCACGGTGACCAATGATGGGGTAACCATTGCTCGAGAAATTGAAATCGATGATTATTTCCAGAATCTGGGAGCCAGACTGGTTCGAGAAGTGGCTTCCAAAACCAACGATGTGGCTGGAGATGGCACCACCACGGCAGTGGTGCTGGCCCAAAAGATGGCTAAGGAGGGTCTCAAAGCCGTCACCGCTGGATATAACCCCATATTCCTCAAAAGCGGAATGGAAAAGGCCAGGGGTTTAGCGTTCAAAGCCATGGAGCGGTATACCATTGCCGTCGAAGGGAAAGAAGCCGTGGCGCAGGTTGCTTCTATTTCGGCGAACGATGCTCAGATTGGAGCCATCATTGCCGAGGCTATGGAAAAAGTGGGTCGGGATGGGGTGGTTACAGTGGAGGAATCGAAATCCGCGGAGACCACCTTGGAAGTGGTGGAGGGAATGCAGTTTGACCGTGGATTTTTGTCTCCCTATTTTGTCACCGATGCTGAAAAAATGGAAGTGGTTCTGGAGGAACCATTCCTTCTGATTACCGACTTCAAAATCAGTACCCTGCAGAGTTTCCTTCCTCTTTTGCAGCAGATTGTACAGGTGGGAAAACCCCTGTTTATCATCGCCGAGGATCTGGAGGGAGAAGCATTAGCTGCACTGGTTGTGAATACCCTCAAAGGAGTAATCCGGGTGGCTGCAGTCAAGGCTCCCGCTTTTGGTGATAGGAGAAAAGAGATATTGCAGGACATTGCCGTATTAACTGGTGGTCAAGTGATTGCTCAAGAAGTCGGGATGAAGCTGGAAAAGGTGACCCTGGACCTTTTGGGGAAAGCGGAGAAGGTCAAAGTGACCAAGGACCATACCGTTATTGTGGGTGGTCAGGGTAAAAGAGTTGATATACAGTCCAGGATTGAGCAGATTCGGGCACAGATTGCTAAGGCCACCTCAGATTACGATCGGGAAAAGCTTCAGGAACGATTGGCCAAATTGGTTGGTGGGGTAGCCGTCATCCGGGTTGGTGCTCCGACCGAAGTGGAAATGAAAGAGAAAAAGCACCGGGTTGAAGATGCTCTTTCGGCGACCCGGGCAGCCGTAGAGGAAGGCATTGTTCCCGGAGGAGGAGCAACGCTGGTCCACGTGGCTCGTGAGCTTGATTTTCAGGGATACTCAGAGGAAGAACGAGTTGGAGCAGAAATTGTGCGACGAGCCATGGAGGAACCGACCCGAAGAATCGCTGAAAATGCTGGATTTAACGGTGCTTTGGTTGTGGAAACGATAAAAAAAGAGGATTGGCGAGTAGGATTTGATGTCTTGCAGGGTCAGTTTGTGGATATGATTACTGCAGGGATTCTGGATCCGGTTAAAGTCACCAAGGCGGCACTGCAGAATGCGGTGAGTGTGGCTTCGCTCATCCTCACCACTCAGGTTTTGGTGGTGGAAGGGAAGGAAAAAAAAGAAACGCCACAACCCAGGTGA
- the tsaD gene encoding tRNA (adenosine(37)-N6)-threonylcarbamoyltransferase complex transferase subunit TsaD, whose protein sequence is MLILGIETSCDDSCVAVVNGEKTVLSNVISSQVDFHRQFGGVVPEIAARKHLELLFPVLDQALHQAQVELQDVDLVAVTRGPGLLGSLLMGMCLAKVIAITRKKPLVGVNHLEGHLFAVLLDHPHVVPPFVCLLVSGGHTELVAVENWGVYRPLGRTRDDAAGEAYDKVAKFLGLGYPGGGIIDQLSKKGDPARFFFPGGLEYEDTLDFSFSGLKTAVIRTFSGLPEVEKGDPQVLTDLVASFQESVVRILTKKTIRALEHTGYRQVVVGGGVAANSALRQMMQKEAEQRGFRVYFPSLSFCTDNGAMVAVCGLYRFLRGQRDALTIEPEPQLSL, encoded by the coding sequence GTGCTCATTCTGGGGATTGAAACCAGCTGCGATGATAGCTGCGTGGCGGTGGTGAATGGAGAAAAGACGGTTTTATCGAACGTGATTTCGAGTCAGGTTGATTTTCATCGTCAATTTGGAGGGGTGGTTCCAGAGATTGCGGCTCGAAAACATCTGGAATTGCTTTTTCCCGTTCTCGACCAGGCTCTACACCAGGCCCAGGTGGAGCTCCAGGATGTAGACCTGGTGGCGGTTACCCGGGGGCCAGGTCTTTTAGGGTCACTCCTCATGGGAATGTGCTTGGCGAAAGTGATTGCCATCACCCGCAAGAAACCTCTGGTGGGGGTGAACCACCTTGAGGGACATCTCTTTGCGGTGCTCCTCGACCATCCCCACGTTGTTCCTCCTTTTGTTTGTCTTCTGGTTTCTGGCGGTCACACCGAGCTTGTGGCGGTGGAAAACTGGGGGGTGTATCGCCCTTTGGGACGGACGAGGGACGATGCAGCGGGTGAAGCCTATGATAAGGTAGCCAAGTTTTTGGGTTTGGGGTATCCGGGAGGAGGAATCATCGACCAACTGAGCAAAAAAGGAGACCCGGCACGCTTTTTCTTTCCCGGGGGTTTGGAGTATGAGGATACCCTGGACTTCAGTTTTAGTGGCTTGAAAACCGCGGTAATCCGAACATTCTCTGGACTTCCGGAAGTGGAAAAAGGAGACCCTCAGGTATTAACGGACCTGGTGGCCTCTTTTCAGGAAAGTGTGGTGCGGATTCTCACGAAGAAAACCATCCGGGCTCTGGAGCATACCGGCTATCGTCAGGTGGTGGTAGGAGGAGGAGTAGCAGCCAACTCTGCCTTGCGGCAAATGATGCAGAAAGAAGCCGAACAAAGAGGATTTCGGGTGTATTTCCCTTCCCTTTCCTTTTGCACCGACAACGGTGCGATGGTGGCAGTGTGCGGGTTATACCGTTTTCTTCGTGGGCAGAGGGATGCTCTGACCATAGAGCCCGAGCCGCAACTCTCCCTGTAA
- the rimI gene encoding ribosomal protein S18-alanine N-acetyltransferase produces MAQKYFMDEEFIQEENGFKIAKMRTQHIPFIVAIERKSFSQPWSYSLFLSEISNRVASYFVALWHEKVIGYIGLWLLFEEAHITTFAIHPAYRRKGFGKRLFAYALRYAQLRGCKEVLLEVRVSNLVAQNLYREFGFLPIGRRRRYYADGEDAIVMRKDLTEGS; encoded by the coding sequence ATGGCTCAAAAATATTTCATGGATGAAGAGTTTATACAGGAAGAGAATGGCTTCAAAATCGCGAAGATGCGGACCCAGCACATCCCTTTTATTGTGGCTATTGAGCGCAAGTCTTTTTCTCAACCCTGGTCGTACTCGCTATTTTTGAGCGAGATATCCAATCGCGTGGCCTCCTACTTTGTAGCCTTATGGCACGAGAAGGTGATTGGCTACATCGGCCTGTGGCTTTTATTCGAAGAGGCCCATATCACCACCTTTGCTATCCATCCTGCTTATCGGAGAAAAGGGTTTGGGAAAAGGCTTTTTGCCTATGCATTGCGCTACGCCCAGCTCCGCGGATGTAAGGAGGTACTCTTAGAAGTGCGGGTTTCGAATCTGGTGGCGCAGAATCTGTATCGGGAATTTGGCTTTCTTCCCATAGGAAGGCGCCGGAGGTACTATGCGGATGGTGAAGATGCCATTGTGATGAGAAAAGACCTGACGGAAGGGAGTTGA
- the tsaB gene encoding tRNA (adenosine(37)-N6)-threonylcarbamoyltransferase complex dimerization subunit type 1 TsaB: MILALDSSTSWMSMGLFEKDKTFFEVSHHTTMGHSRLIFRYLERLGEEFNFLEVIQAVVVGLGPGFFTGVKIATMIGKSLAYALQKPVYGFSTLEVMANQVSEAEVQACGYQVLVPVIMHKRNEVFWTELNPDFRVNPGDLNIQTGSLESFVNALGKPKDSLIITPWAELKTYFENQGLNCYYSPFAFPQARSLAHLYFLRQSQCSSHWTTLFQLVPIYGSKIFHG, encoded by the coding sequence ATGATTTTGGCGCTTGATAGCAGTACCAGCTGGATGAGTATGGGTTTATTTGAAAAGGACAAAACGTTTTTTGAGGTGAGCCACCACACCACGATGGGTCATTCCCGACTGATTTTCCGGTATCTGGAACGCTTAGGGGAGGAGTTTAACTTTTTAGAGGTAATCCAAGCAGTGGTGGTGGGCCTTGGTCCGGGGTTTTTTACCGGGGTTAAGATTGCCACCATGATTGGGAAAAGCTTAGCCTATGCGCTCCAAAAACCCGTTTACGGTTTTTCCACTTTGGAGGTGATGGCCAATCAAGTTAGCGAAGCCGAGGTTCAGGCCTGTGGGTATCAGGTTCTTGTTCCGGTCATCATGCACAAAAGAAATGAGGTTTTCTGGACGGAACTCAACCCTGATTTTAGGGTCAACCCCGGTGACCTCAACATTCAAACCGGTTCTTTAGAGAGTTTCGTGAACGCCTTGGGGAAGCCGAAGGATTCCCTGATTATCACCCCCTGGGCTGAACTCAAGACCTATTTTGAAAACCAGGGATTGAATTGTTACTATTCTCCTTTTGCCTTTCCTCAAGCACGAAGCCTGGCACATCTGTATTTCCTGCGTCAAAGCCAATGTTCCTCGCACTGGACGACCCTGTTTCAGTTGGTGCCCATCTATGGCTCAAAAATATTTCATGGATGA
- the tsaE gene encoding tRNA (adenosine(37)-N6)-threonylcarbamoyltransferase complex ATPase subunit type 1 TsaE — MGQRSHSEGETRKIGEDLVVHIPIPALVLLQGELGAGKTVLVKGMAQGLGIDPKVVHSPTFALVHEYLGGRAPLFHMDFYRLEKWEEVVHLGFEEYLERGGLLVVEWGDKFLPFFSPPFWVVELQVVAPNEREITVKRWAP, encoded by the coding sequence ATGGGTCAGCGAAGCCATAGTGAGGGAGAGACCCGAAAAATTGGGGAGGACCTGGTGGTTCATATCCCCATTCCGGCTCTGGTGCTCTTACAGGGCGAATTGGGGGCGGGGAAGACGGTGTTGGTGAAAGGGATGGCACAGGGATTGGGGATTGACCCAAAAGTCGTACACAGTCCTACCTTTGCGCTTGTTCATGAATACCTGGGGGGAAGGGCTCCTCTTTTCCATATGGATTTTTACCGTCTGGAAAAATGGGAAGAAGTGGTGCATTTGGGATTCGAAGAGTATCTGGAGCGAGGGGGTCTACTGGTGGTGGAGTGGGGCGATAAGTTTCTCCCCTTTTTTTCCCCTCCCTTCTGGGTGGTGGAATTGCAGGTGGTTGCGCCGAATGAACGGGAGATTACGGTGAAGCGGTGGGCACCATGA
- the alr gene encoding alanine racemase, which translates to MDSIPSHFWLEINVQNLRHNWEILRRIATPHSRIMAVVKSGCYGHGLEAAEFLFSFGIRDFGVSSVEEGQELKERGVGGTIYILGGFLPWEAEAIVEEGFIPVVSSPRDLELLEEASKKKGKRTPFHLKVDTGMGRLGFLLEELKSSFLETVTQKSFLRMDGVMTHFGSAESDPMYTRWQFERFSWFLNSFGPERKNLVGHCCNSAGFLSFPEMHLDMSRIGIALFGISPTLKVDLVAERGLRPVAQLKAVVKYVKSLPPGFRVGYGGTFITVRDTKVAIVSIGYAQGVFRVLSNRMEVLVRKRRAKVIGAISMDQLTVDVTDIPEVKEGDLVTLIGRDGEEEIRVEDLARLAGTIPHEVLCSLKKVKTRVFIENTHGSAKP; encoded by the coding sequence GTGGACAGTATACCATCCCATTTTTGGCTGGAAATCAATGTTCAGAACCTCCGACACAACTGGGAAATTCTTAGGCGTATCGCTACGCCTCATAGCCGCATCATGGCGGTGGTGAAATCGGGTTGCTATGGGCATGGTTTGGAGGCGGCAGAATTCCTCTTCTCATTCGGAATCAGGGATTTTGGTGTTTCCTCGGTTGAAGAGGGACAGGAGTTAAAGGAGAGGGGAGTTGGAGGAACCATTTATATTTTAGGGGGATTTCTTCCCTGGGAGGCAGAGGCCATTGTGGAAGAAGGGTTCATCCCGGTGGTATCGTCTCCAAGGGACCTTGAATTGCTCGAGGAAGCCAGTAAGAAAAAAGGGAAAAGAACACCCTTTCATCTCAAGGTGGACACGGGTATGGGCAGGTTGGGTTTTCTCCTGGAAGAGTTGAAGTCCAGTTTTCTTGAGACGGTGACCCAAAAATCCTTTTTACGTATGGATGGGGTGATGACTCATTTTGGAAGTGCCGAGTCTGACCCCATGTATACCAGGTGGCAATTCGAACGCTTTTCCTGGTTCCTGAATAGTTTTGGTCCGGAAAGGAAAAACCTCGTTGGTCACTGCTGTAACAGTGCCGGTTTTTTGAGTTTTCCTGAGATGCACCTGGATATGTCTCGCATTGGGATTGCGCTTTTTGGGATCTCGCCAACCCTCAAGGTAGATCTGGTTGCGGAGAGGGGGTTAAGGCCGGTGGCTCAGCTCAAAGCGGTGGTCAAATACGTAAAAAGCCTCCCGCCCGGTTTTCGGGTTGGTTATGGAGGTACATTCATCACTGTTCGGGATACCAAGGTGGCTATTGTTTCCATCGGGTATGCTCAGGGGGTTTTCCGTGTTCTTTCTAACCGGATGGAAGTGCTGGTGAGAAAAAGGAGAGCAAAGGTGATAGGCGCCATTTCCATGGACCAGTTAACGGTTGATGTGACCGATATCCCCGAGGTGAAAGAGGGTGACCTGGTAACCTTAATCGGTAGGGATGGGGAGGAAGAAATCCGGGTAGAGGACCTGGCCCGGCTTGCGGGGACTATTCCCCACGAAGTCCTCTGTAGCTTGAAGAAAGTAAAGACTCGGGTGTTCATCGAGAATACGCATGGGTCAGCGAAGCCATAG
- a CDS encoding NAD(P)H-hydrate dehydratase codes for MMIELVTPQTMQHLEQECVERLGITTRLLMENAGGRVAEEAASFVTDLGLNQVFVVCGVGNNGGDGLVAARHLRSRFRNLEITVYLVGEKEKMTPDTAANYTLFAALGGSVREVRVANDLEFMEPALIIDALFGTGLRRAPQGIFAEVIRKINQSSCTVLSIDVPSGVDAGSGMVFGEAVRAHCTVTMGKCKQGLVQFPAREYMGRLKCVDIGVPLSDKADAFLLTPQDVVAFLPQRDWSTHKISAGVLGMVAGSSAMLGAGMLLAFGAYQVGAGMVVWPLPEELASLVKLVLPELVSVVLPRRSKTPEFHYALSDFLAVKEAVEARKCRCLAVGPGLGGTPSTAFFLERLVEEIPFGGVLDADALNIIAQNRKCFKGKLSSWILTPHAGEMGRLLGIPVVEVNQDRISACRACADYFQSVVVLKGAGTLIASPDGTVVVNPTGGPNLATAGSGDVLTGMIGGLRAQGLGLWESALCGVFLHGVAGDLLEEEGKKHIVAREIAEKVRESRKVIEGGQYTIPFLAGNQCSEPPTQLGNS; via the coding sequence ATGATGATTGAGCTGGTTACACCTCAAACCATGCAGCATCTGGAGCAAGAATGTGTTGAGCGGTTGGGTATCACGACCCGGCTTCTCATGGAAAATGCTGGAGGAAGGGTGGCTGAGGAAGCGGCATCTTTTGTTACGGATTTGGGATTGAACCAAGTATTTGTGGTCTGTGGAGTGGGGAATAACGGGGGCGATGGACTGGTGGCAGCCAGGCATCTGCGCAGTCGTTTTCGGAACCTGGAAATCACCGTTTACCTGGTGGGTGAGAAGGAGAAAATGACTCCGGATACCGCTGCAAACTATACCCTTTTTGCCGCCCTCGGTGGGTCAGTGAGGGAGGTGCGTGTGGCAAACGATTTGGAGTTTATGGAGCCTGCCCTCATCATTGATGCCCTTTTTGGTACGGGGCTCCGCAGAGCTCCTCAGGGAATCTTTGCCGAAGTTATTCGAAAAATCAATCAGTCATCCTGTACGGTGCTTTCCATTGATGTTCCCTCAGGTGTCGATGCCGGAAGCGGAATGGTCTTTGGTGAAGCAGTACGGGCGCACTGTACCGTCACCATGGGAAAGTGTAAACAGGGTTTGGTGCAATTTCCGGCACGGGAATATATGGGAAGACTGAAGTGTGTGGATATCGGAGTGCCCTTAAGCGATAAGGCCGATGCCTTTCTCCTTACCCCCCAGGATGTCGTAGCCTTTTTGCCGCAGCGGGACTGGAGTACCCATAAAATTTCCGCTGGGGTTTTGGGGATGGTGGCGGGGTCTTCAGCCATGTTGGGGGCTGGAATGCTCCTTGCTTTTGGTGCCTATCAGGTGGGGGCAGGAATGGTGGTCTGGCCACTTCCCGAAGAACTTGCTTCTCTGGTCAAATTGGTCTTGCCGGAACTGGTGAGTGTGGTGCTTCCTCGCCGATCCAAAACCCCAGAATTCCATTATGCGCTTTCTGATTTTTTAGCAGTAAAAGAGGCAGTAGAAGCCAGAAAGTGCCGGTGCCTGGCTGTAGGTCCGGGGCTGGGTGGAACACCTTCTACGGCCTTCTTTCTGGAGCGGTTGGTGGAAGAAATCCCCTTTGGTGGGGTTCTGGATGCCGATGCGCTGAATATCATTGCCCAAAATCGAAAGTGCTTTAAGGGAAAACTCTCCTCCTGGATTCTCACTCCTCATGCTGGGGAAATGGGGAGGCTCTTGGGGATTCCGGTCGTCGAGGTGAATCAAGATCGGATTTCCGCTTGTCGGGCCTGTGCTGATTATTTCCAGAGTGTGGTGGTGCTCAAAGGTGCGGGAACACTCATCGCCTCACCGGACGGTACGGTGGTGGTGAATCCCACTGGGGGTCCGAATCTGGCGACTGCGGGAAGTGGTGATGTTTTAACGGGAATGATTGGGGGGTTGAGGGCCCAGGGGTTGGGATTGTGGGAGTCGGCTCTTTGTGGTGTGTTTCTGCACGGGGTAGCCGGTGACCTCCTGGAAGAAGAAGGAAAGAAACACATTGTGGCTCGAGAAATCGCAGAAAAGGTGCGCGAATCAAGAAAGGTGATCGAAGGTGGACAGTATACCATCCCATTTTTGGCTGGAAATCAATGTTCAGAACCTCCGACACAACTGGGAAATTCTTAG